In Propionicimonas paludicola, a single window of DNA contains:
- a CDS encoding MarR family winged helix-turn-helix transcriptional regulator yields MATEIVPRWLSEDQQRIWRLYLNGVAKITEVLDAELRQFGLDLGEYEILVHLSESPDHQLRMSDLASRVRQSRSRLTHTVARMETKGLISRLSCPSDRRGVIANMTQAGYALLVEAAPYHVESVRRILVDPVSKADFTALGRAMQAVLSVTD; encoded by the coding sequence ATGGCAACCGAGATCGTCCCGCGCTGGCTCAGCGAGGACCAGCAGCGGATTTGGCGGCTCTACCTGAACGGCGTGGCCAAGATCACCGAAGTACTCGACGCGGAGCTGCGTCAGTTCGGCCTGGATCTGGGCGAGTACGAGATTCTGGTGCACCTGTCGGAGTCCCCCGACCACCAGTTGCGGATGTCCGATCTGGCGTCCCGGGTCCGGCAGTCCCGTTCCCGGCTGACCCACACGGTGGCGCGGATGGAGACAAAAGGCCTGATCAGTCGGCTGTCCTGCCCGTCCGATCGGCGCGGCGTGATCGCGAACATGACCCAGGCCGGCTACGCGCTGTTGGTCGAGGCTGCTCCTTACCATGTCGAGTCGGTCCGTCGGATTCTGGTCGACCCGGTCTCGAAGGCCGACTTCACTGCGCTCGGTCGCGCCATGCAGGCCGTACTCAGCGTGACAGACTGA
- a CDS encoding AMP-dependent synthetase/ligase, translating to MIDVAATLREAPQSVGAMLRWRAAKTPAKEAFRYPGPNGDWLSIDWAETSKRVDEFAAGLLALGLRPEERVSIVANTRIEWILIDYAINTAGGATTTIYPNTQGDDFTYIVTHSGSVILVAENAEQLAKLDANPEASAGVRNVILIDGHGDGDRVLDLEQLAERGRTALVADPELVNRSIGGSGLDTLATLIYTSGTTGRPKGVELTNRCWVYQAFVLDQMEIISDSDLQYLWLPLSHVFGKDLLTIQLAIGFSTAVDGRIDQIVPGLGAVHPTFMCGAPRIFEKVRAAVMLSSPRSGIKGRIARWAFSVGRSSREDRLAGRELPPVQRFAYSVADHLVFSKLKERMGGNISFFISGSAKLNSQVQSWFYSAGLVVAEGYGLTETGAVSCVNLPLPPRFGTVGPALPGTEVKIAEDGEILIKGPAVMRGYHNDPERTAEVLVDGWFHTGDIGEFDADGFLKITDRKKDLMKTSGGKYVAPAKVEGVIAATIPYVSQVVAVGDGRKYISALLTMDRDNLAKWAARKGLSDISYETLTQHPELRRTLERFINSANAKLERWETVKRFAVLPSEFSMDDGGMTPNMKVRRKVITDRYADVVESLYDSDEPEYLDPDAR from the coding sequence ATGATCGACGTCGCTGCAACCTTGCGGGAGGCGCCGCAATCAGTAGGAGCGATGCTCCGGTGGCGAGCAGCCAAGACGCCTGCCAAGGAGGCGTTCCGCTACCCAGGTCCGAACGGTGACTGGCTGTCTATCGACTGGGCGGAGACCAGCAAGCGGGTGGACGAGTTCGCCGCCGGCCTGCTCGCCCTCGGGCTGCGTCCGGAGGAGCGGGTCTCGATCGTGGCGAACACCAGGATCGAGTGGATCCTGATCGACTACGCGATCAACACCGCTGGTGGCGCCACGACGACCATCTACCCGAACACCCAGGGCGACGACTTCACCTACATCGTGACCCACTCAGGCTCGGTGATTCTGGTCGCCGAGAACGCCGAGCAGCTGGCCAAGCTCGATGCGAACCCGGAGGCGTCCGCAGGGGTACGCAATGTGATCCTCATCGACGGTCACGGCGACGGCGATCGAGTGCTCGACCTGGAGCAGCTCGCCGAGCGCGGCCGGACGGCGCTGGTCGCCGACCCTGAGCTGGTGAACCGGTCGATCGGCGGCAGCGGCCTGGACACCTTGGCCACCCTGATCTACACCTCGGGCACCACCGGACGTCCGAAGGGCGTCGAACTGACCAACCGCTGCTGGGTCTACCAGGCATTCGTCCTGGACCAGATGGAGATCATCTCCGACAGCGACCTGCAGTACCTGTGGCTGCCGTTGTCCCACGTGTTCGGCAAGGACCTGCTCACCATTCAGCTGGCGATCGGCTTCAGCACGGCCGTGGACGGCCGGATCGACCAGATCGTGCCCGGCCTGGGTGCGGTGCATCCGACCTTCATGTGCGGGGCTCCGCGCATCTTCGAGAAGGTCCGCGCTGCGGTGATGCTGTCCTCGCCGCGCAGCGGGATCAAGGGCCGAATCGCCCGCTGGGCGTTCTCGGTCGGACGTTCGTCCCGGGAGGACCGGCTGGCCGGCCGGGAACTGCCGCCGGTGCAGCGTTTCGCCTACTCCGTGGCGGATCACTTGGTGTTCAGCAAGCTCAAGGAGCGGATGGGCGGCAACATCAGCTTCTTCATCTCGGGCTCGGCCAAGCTGAACTCGCAGGTGCAGTCCTGGTTCTACTCGGCCGGCCTGGTCGTGGCCGAGGGCTACGGCCTTACTGAGACCGGCGCGGTCAGCTGCGTGAACCTGCCGCTGCCGCCGCGGTTCGGGACGGTCGGCCCGGCCCTGCCCGGCACTGAGGTCAAGATCGCCGAGGACGGCGAGATCCTGATCAAGGGACCGGCGGTGATGCGCGGCTATCACAACGATCCCGAGCGTACCGCCGAGGTCCTGGTGGACGGCTGGTTCCACACCGGTGACATCGGTGAGTTCGACGCCGACGGCTTCTTGAAGATCACCGATCGCAAGAAGGACCTGATGAAGACCTCCGGCGGCAAGTACGTCGCCCCGGCCAAGGTCGAGGGCGTGATTGCGGCCACCATTCCCTATGTGTCCCAGGTGGTCGCCGTGGGCGATGGCCGCAAGTACATCTCGGCGCTGCTCACCATGGATCGGGACAACCTGGCCAAGTGGGCCGCCCGCAAGGGATTGTCCGACATCTCCTACGAGACGCTCACCCAGCATCCGGAGTTGCGGCGCACCCTGGAGCGCTTCATCAACTCGGCCAACGCCAAGCTGGAGCGCTGGGAGACGGTCAAGCGGTTCGCGGTCCTGCCATCGGAGTTCAGCATGGACGACGGCGGCATGACGCCGAACATGAAGGTGCGGCGCAAGGTGATCACCGACCGCTACGCCGACGTGGTCGAGTCGCTCTACGACTCCGACGAGCCTGAGTACCTCGATCCTGACGCGAGGTGA
- a CDS encoding acyl-CoA thioesterase → MSFDSSVPLRWVDVDAQGHVNNALIADYLQEARVDWLQSGANAHLLGDATMVVSHQVEYLGPVFFSTTPLRVSLDVGVVGAARFVLGYQVFQDERLVSRARSTLCLYDYRAARIRRMTGAEREWFAAQSVALEPFRAIDGWRVGPDASEHTFTVRWSDQDAYRHVNNVRVFDYFAEARVRLTPEPGPDRMTQAAAEQLTWMVARQDVDYLGQIVQRPEPYRVRTAVAKLGRTSATLVAEVQDPLDDRVLARAHTVLVSGDVSGRPVPLPKVMHDSAAAWPAVRAVRA, encoded by the coding sequence GTGAGCTTCGACAGTTCGGTTCCGCTGCGCTGGGTGGACGTTGATGCCCAAGGCCACGTCAACAACGCCCTGATCGCGGACTACCTGCAGGAAGCCCGGGTCGATTGGCTGCAGTCCGGCGCCAACGCGCATCTGCTCGGCGACGCCACCATGGTGGTCTCCCATCAGGTCGAGTACCTCGGTCCGGTCTTCTTCTCCACGACGCCGCTGCGGGTCAGCCTGGACGTCGGAGTGGTCGGTGCGGCTCGCTTCGTCCTGGGCTATCAGGTGTTCCAGGACGAGCGACTGGTATCCCGGGCTCGCAGCACTCTGTGCCTGTACGACTATCGGGCGGCCCGGATTCGACGGATGACCGGTGCCGAGCGGGAGTGGTTCGCCGCCCAGTCCGTGGCCCTCGAGCCGTTCCGGGCGATCGACGGCTGGCGGGTGGGTCCGGACGCCTCCGAACACACCTTCACCGTGCGGTGGTCCGATCAGGACGCCTACCGCCACGTGAACAACGTCCGAGTCTTCGACTACTTCGCCGAGGCCAGGGTGCGACTGACCCCCGAGCCGGGACCGGATCGGATGACCCAGGCCGCCGCCGAGCAGCTCACCTGGATGGTGGCCCGGCAGGACGTCGACTATCTCGGCCAGATCGTCCAGCGCCCCGAGCCCTATCGGGTGCGCACCGCGGTCGCGAAGCTCGGCCGCACGTCGGCCACGCTGGTCGCCGAAGTGCAGGACCCGCTCGATGATCGCGTGCTGGCAAGGGCGCATACCGTCCTGGTCAGCGGCGACGTGAGTGGACGTCCGGTTCCACTGCCGAAGGTGATGCACGACTCGGCAGCGGCCTGGCCGGCGGTTCGCGCGGTTCGCGCCTAG
- a CDS encoding dihydroorotase, which produces MSLLINGARLADGTITDLYLKDGVLADPASAPAGVERFDAAGLLAIPGLVDLHTHLRQPGREDAETVDSGTDAAARGGFTCVHAMANTSPVTDTAEAAEYVHALGEREGHCQVQVVGAVTKGLAGEELAELGMMADSKAKVRVFSDDGKCVSDSLLMRRALTYVKAFDGMVAQHSQDPRLAGSTACCHESEWSGRLGLPGWPSQAESVIVARDVELAALTDSRVHVCHVSTAESVEIIRWAKKRGVKVTAEATPHHLLLDTPLVASYDTTFKVNPPLRTSEHVEAIREALADGTIDVVGTDHAPHARQDKDHPFDIALPGMLGLEQALAVVIEVMINTGRMDWPTLVQRMSSTPAALGQVPGQGRPLAIGEPANLVLVDPTARAAVDAAASKSRSRNNPYHGRDLPDPVVATYWRGRQTYSR; this is translated from the coding sequence GTGAGCCTGCTGATCAACGGCGCCCGACTGGCCGATGGGACGATCACCGATCTCTACCTGAAGGACGGTGTTCTCGCCGACCCGGCCAGTGCCCCGGCCGGCGTGGAGCGGTTCGACGCCGCCGGGCTGCTGGCCATCCCGGGTCTAGTCGACCTGCACACCCACCTGCGCCAGCCCGGACGCGAGGACGCCGAGACCGTCGACTCCGGCACCGATGCCGCCGCCCGCGGTGGCTTCACCTGCGTGCACGCCATGGCCAACACCAGTCCAGTCACCGACACCGCAGAGGCCGCCGAGTACGTCCACGCCCTCGGCGAGCGCGAGGGCCACTGCCAGGTGCAGGTGGTCGGCGCGGTCACCAAGGGGCTGGCCGGTGAGGAACTCGCCGAGCTCGGCATGATGGCCGACTCCAAGGCGAAGGTGCGGGTCTTCTCCGACGACGGCAAGTGCGTCTCCGACTCGCTGCTGATGCGCCGAGCGCTCACCTACGTCAAGGCCTTCGACGGCATGGTGGCCCAGCACTCCCAGGATCCCCGGCTGGCCGGCTCGACCGCCTGCTGCCACGAGTCCGAATGGTCCGGACGACTCGGCCTGCCCGGCTGGCCGTCCCAGGCCGAGAGCGTGATCGTGGCCCGCGATGTCGAACTCGCCGCGCTCACCGACTCCCGGGTGCATGTGTGCCACGTGTCAACCGCCGAGAGCGTCGAGATCATCCGTTGGGCCAAGAAGCGCGGGGTGAAGGTGACCGCAGAGGCCACTCCGCACCACCTGCTGCTGGACACCCCGCTGGTCGCGTCCTACGACACCACCTTCAAGGTGAACCCGCCGCTGCGCACCTCCGAACACGTGGAGGCGATCCGGGAGGCGCTGGCCGACGGCACCATCGACGTGGTCGGCACCGACCATGCCCCGCACGCCCGTCAGGACAAGGACCACCCCTTCGACATCGCCCTGCCCGGCATGCTCGGCCTCGAGCAGGCGCTGGCCGTGGTGATCGAGGTGATGATCAACACCGGACGGATGGACTGGCCGACGCTGGTGCAGCGGATGTCGTCCACTCCGGCCGCGCTCGGCCAGGTGCCCGGCCAGGGCCGTCCGCTGGCGATCGGTGAGCCGGCCAACCTGGTCCTGGTCGACCCGACCGCCCGGGCCGCTGTTGATGCCGCGGCGTCCAAGTCACGGTCCCGGAACAACCCGTACCACGGACGGGACTTGCCCGACCCGGTGGTGGCCACCTACTGGCGGGGCCGGCAGACCTACTCCCGCTAG
- a CDS encoding aspartate carbamoyltransferase catalytic subunit: protein MRHLLGCADLSATDANAILDLAEEMQQVQSRPVKKLPALRGRTIVNIFFEDSTRTRTSFEIAGKWLSADTINVSAKGSSVSKGESLRDTMLTLDAMGVDCFVIRHPSSGAAAQVASWVRAQVVNAGDGQHEHPTQALLDAYTMRKHFRSLGREGFAGKKIAIVGDLLHSRVVRSNVLLQNLLGGEVVLVAPPTLLPTGVENWGCQVTSDFDAVLPEADIVMMLRVQRERMAGGYFPTEREYTAGYGLTEERLRALKPGAGICHPGPMNRGVEISSAAADAANSLVLDQVASGVAVRMSVLYHLLGSDEGAMR from the coding sequence ATGCGCCACCTCCTCGGCTGCGCCGACCTCTCGGCAACCGATGCGAATGCCATCCTCGACCTCGCCGAAGAGATGCAGCAGGTGCAGTCCCGTCCGGTGAAGAAGCTGCCTGCATTGCGCGGCCGCACCATCGTGAACATCTTCTTCGAGGATTCCACCCGCACCCGGACCAGCTTCGAGATCGCCGGCAAGTGGCTGTCCGCCGACACCATCAACGTCTCGGCCAAGGGCTCCAGCGTCAGCAAGGGCGAGTCGCTGCGCGACACCATGCTCACCTTGGACGCCATGGGCGTGGACTGCTTCGTGATCCGACACCCCTCCTCCGGCGCTGCCGCCCAGGTGGCCAGCTGGGTCCGAGCCCAGGTGGTCAACGCCGGCGACGGCCAGCATGAGCACCCCACCCAAGCCCTGCTCGACGCCTACACGATGCGCAAGCACTTCCGCAGCCTCGGTCGCGAGGGCTTCGCCGGGAAGAAGATCGCCATCGTCGGCGACCTGCTGCACTCCCGGGTGGTGCGCAGCAACGTCCTGCTGCAGAACCTGCTCGGCGGCGAGGTGGTCCTGGTCGCGCCGCCCACCCTGCTGCCCACCGGGGTCGAGAACTGGGGCTGCCAGGTGACCAGCGACTTCGACGCCGTGCTGCCCGAGGCCGACATCGTGATGATGCTGCGGGTCCAGCGCGAGCGGATGGCCGGTGGCTACTTCCCCACCGAACGCGAGTACACCGCCGGCTACGGCCTCACCGAGGAACGGCTGCGGGCGCTCAAGCCGGGAGCCGGCATCTGCCATCCCGGGCCGATGAACCGCGGCGTCGAGATCTCCAGCGCCGCCGCCGACGCGGCCAACTCGCTGGTCCTGGATCAGGTCGCCTCCGGCGTCGCGGTCCGGATGAGTGTGCTGTACCACCTACTGGGTTCTGACGAAGGAGCGATGCGGTGA
- the pyrR gene encoding bifunctional pyr operon transcriptional regulator/uracil phosphoribosyltransferase PyrR: MADPATDTPTPQFSRVVADESEVARALTRMAHELLEANHGAENLVLLGIPTRGVPLAKRLAALIESVEGRPVRQGELDITMYRDDLRANPTRNPGRTAIPGSIDDSVVVLVDDVLYSGRTIGAAFDALRDLGRPRAVRLAVLVDRGHRELPIAADTVGRTIQAADDERVAVQLAELDGTDAITITRTGKES, from the coding sequence GTGGCTGATCCAGCAACCGACACCCCGACTCCCCAGTTTTCCCGAGTGGTGGCCGACGAGTCGGAAGTTGCTCGGGCATTGACCCGAATGGCTCACGAACTCCTCGAAGCCAACCACGGCGCGGAGAATCTGGTGCTGCTCGGCATTCCGACCCGAGGGGTCCCACTGGCCAAGAGACTGGCCGCACTGATCGAGAGCGTCGAGGGGCGTCCGGTCCGGCAGGGCGAACTCGACATCACCATGTACCGCGACGACCTGCGGGCCAACCCGACCCGCAACCCCGGGCGCACGGCGATCCCCGGCTCGATCGACGACTCGGTGGTGGTGCTGGTGGACGACGTCCTCTACTCCGGACGCACCATCGGGGCCGCCTTCGACGCCCTGCGCGATTTGGGCCGACCGCGGGCCGTCCGGCTGGCCGTCCTGGTCGACCGGGGGCACCGGGAGCTGCCGATCGCCGCCGACACCGTGGGCCGCACCATCCAGGCCGCCGATGACGAGCGCGTGGCCGTACAACTGGCCGAGCTCGACGGCACCGACGCCATCACGATCACCCGAACCGGGAAGGAGTCCTGA
- a CDS encoding HNH endonuclease signature motif containing protein, with protein sequence MDEHSMVTAGEALARIEQSLDLVDPRRDDLAPETRLAWLRLARRVQGRVQALTVQLTAEAEQNQASVRATGTPLASWLGIGENLSRREAASAVMQARTIADHPRLGQAATDGQVSPGQAQAIGRVLAEVAPRLAPERRAEAEDLLVGLAEHLDSAELSRCADRVLAELTPSAEQSQEQRLQQLAEAAHRRRSLRFFREPGVIRFEGVLPQLEGEAFVALVSAHGEALRRTAIEARDAFSELSPEQRRADALISLLRAARQTRPEPGVGQARVVVRLDYATLQAAAAGAGLIREGEALSAGELRRICCEADLLPTVLGTASEVLDVGRASRLVTPGIRVALGQRDGGCTFPGCDVPEQTCEAHHLTPWWAGGRTSLSNLALLCHHHHALVEPATFGTRDQWEIRIAQDGLPEFIPPARLDRSRRPVRHRRLGGSGRLADGRAPAGARGDPALCA encoded by the coding sequence GTGGACGAACACAGCATGGTGACCGCCGGCGAGGCGCTGGCCAGGATCGAGCAGTCGCTCGATCTGGTCGATCCTCGCCGCGATGACCTCGCGCCGGAGACCCGGCTGGCCTGGCTTCGGCTGGCCCGTCGGGTACAGGGCCGGGTGCAGGCGCTGACCGTCCAACTCACTGCGGAGGCCGAGCAGAACCAGGCGTCCGTGCGCGCCACCGGGACGCCGCTGGCGTCCTGGCTCGGCATCGGCGAGAACCTGTCCCGCCGCGAGGCGGCGTCCGCCGTCATGCAGGCGCGGACGATCGCCGACCACCCTCGGCTCGGCCAGGCGGCCACCGACGGACAGGTCAGCCCCGGGCAGGCGCAGGCCATCGGACGGGTGCTGGCCGAGGTCGCACCCCGGCTCGCTCCGGAGCGTCGCGCCGAGGCCGAGGACCTGCTGGTCGGGTTGGCCGAGCACCTCGATTCGGCGGAGCTGAGTCGGTGCGCCGACCGCGTGCTCGCCGAACTGACCCCGTCGGCCGAGCAGAGCCAAGAGCAGCGCCTGCAGCAGCTGGCCGAGGCTGCCCATCGCCGACGCAGCCTGCGCTTCTTCCGAGAGCCCGGAGTGATCCGGTTCGAAGGAGTGCTGCCCCAGCTCGAAGGGGAAGCCTTCGTGGCGCTGGTCAGCGCGCACGGAGAGGCCCTGAGGCGTACGGCCATCGAGGCTCGGGATGCGTTCAGCGAACTCAGTCCCGAGCAGCGCCGGGCCGACGCGCTGATCTCGCTGCTGCGCGCTGCCCGACAGACCCGGCCCGAGCCGGGAGTCGGCCAGGCCCGAGTGGTCGTGCGGCTGGATTACGCCACGTTGCAGGCGGCTGCGGCCGGCGCCGGGCTGATCCGCGAAGGCGAAGCCCTCAGCGCCGGCGAGCTGCGCCGGATCTGCTGCGAGGCCGATCTGCTGCCAACTGTGCTCGGCACGGCCTCCGAGGTGCTCGATGTGGGCCGGGCCAGTCGCCTGGTGACTCCCGGTATCCGGGTGGCTCTCGGCCAGCGCGATGGGGGCTGCACCTTCCCGGGCTGCGACGTCCCGGAACAGACCTGTGAGGCGCATCACCTGACCCCGTGGTGGGCCGGAGGCCGAACCTCGCTGTCGAACCTGGCACTGCTCTGCCATCACCACCATGCCCTGGTCGAGCCGGCCACCTTCGGCACCCGCGACCAATGGGAGATCCGGATCGCTCAGGACGGGCTACCGGAGTTCATCCCGCCGGCCCGGCTGGATCGATCGCGAAGACCGGTGCGCCACCGGCGGCTCGGCGGCAGCGGACGGCTGGCGGATGGTCGAGCGCCGGCGGGAGCCCGCGGGGACCCGGCACTGTGCGCCTGA
- the pepN gene encoding aminopeptidase N produces MYPANITREEAARRARQIRSHSYQVSVDLTGTADVPGGYDATATFWSRSAVRFASTGGASHLDLIADRVLSATLDGVLLPAEAFNDHRVAFEAAAGEHELVVTALCRYSRTGEGLHRFVDPVDDLVYCYTQLETADARRLFACFEQPDLKATFALDVRADASWTVLSNSPEVAPVDLGDGTAHWTFAPTPPISTYITALIAGHFHVVRDAHQGKAAEIPLSLACRRSLVDYLDTDRLLATTKAGFEVFEEHFGMPYPFADYAQVFVPEFNAGAMENAGCVTIRDEYLYRSRVTQASYETRDNTILHELAHMWFGDLVTMTWWDDLWLNESFAEFASHFCQAEIRNKTGVGDDPWSTFTNARKNWAYRQDQLPSTHPVAADMVDLEAVELNFDGITYAKGASVLRQLVAFVGQDAFLAGVRAYFAKHAWGNTQLCDLLNALTEASGRDLSFFAAEWLQVAGVNTLRAEFEVDAEGRFTRFALRQTAPDQWPTLRHHRLAIGLYDLVDGRLVRRDRVEVDIAGELTELPELIGRARGTLVLPNDDDLTYAKLRLDPESLAALVASMGTIDSALTRALCWAAAWDMCRDAELPSHDFVALVLAGVGVETDLTAVGSVLAQARTAIDYFTPEADRGELNEFFVDGLSRLLAEAEPESDHQLALARALATSAESSATAAVLNTWLDGSAVPSGLAVDTDLRWHLITNLARLGAIGATEIEAELALDPTAQGAERAAGARAALPSAEAKIQAWRLATADDDVPNETHYQITSNFWQFGADAVLKPYLGAYREVAEAISAGRDGWADRSSALRQHVLGLLFPRTLMDRTALAELDAWLESVSLTDAVARQVLERRDDAERALRCQEAFS; encoded by the coding sequence ATGTATCCAGCGAATATCACCCGCGAAGAGGCGGCCCGTCGGGCCCGGCAGATCCGCTCCCACAGCTACCAGGTGAGCGTCGATCTGACCGGAACGGCAGACGTCCCTGGCGGCTATGACGCGACGGCCACCTTCTGGTCGCGCTCGGCCGTACGCTTCGCCAGCACCGGCGGCGCCAGCCACCTCGACCTGATTGCCGATCGCGTCCTCTCGGCCACCTTGGACGGGGTTCTGCTGCCGGCCGAGGCCTTCAACGACCACCGGGTGGCCTTCGAGGCTGCCGCCGGCGAGCACGAGCTGGTGGTCACCGCGCTGTGCCGCTACAGCCGCACCGGCGAGGGCCTGCACCGCTTCGTCGACCCGGTCGACGACCTGGTCTACTGCTACACCCAGCTGGAGACCGCGGACGCCCGCCGGCTGTTCGCCTGCTTCGAGCAGCCCGATCTCAAGGCCACCTTCGCCCTGGACGTCCGCGCCGACGCGAGCTGGACGGTGCTGTCGAACTCCCCCGAGGTCGCCCCGGTCGACCTCGGCGACGGGACCGCACACTGGACCTTCGCTCCGACTCCGCCGATCTCCACCTACATCACCGCGCTGATCGCCGGGCACTTCCACGTCGTCCGCGACGCCCACCAGGGCAAGGCCGCCGAGATCCCGCTGTCGCTGGCCTGCCGGCGCTCGCTGGTGGACTACCTCGACACCGACCGGCTGCTGGCCACCACCAAGGCCGGCTTCGAGGTTTTCGAAGAGCACTTCGGGATGCCGTACCCGTTCGCCGACTACGCGCAGGTGTTCGTCCCCGAGTTCAACGCCGGGGCCATGGAGAACGCCGGCTGCGTGACCATCCGCGACGAGTACCTTTACCGCTCGCGGGTCACCCAGGCGTCCTACGAGACCCGGGACAACACGATCCTGCATGAGCTGGCCCACATGTGGTTCGGCGACCTGGTCACCATGACCTGGTGGGACGACCTGTGGCTGAACGAGTCGTTCGCCGAGTTCGCCTCGCACTTCTGCCAGGCCGAGATCCGGAACAAGACCGGCGTCGGCGACGACCCCTGGTCGACCTTCACCAACGCCCGCAAGAACTGGGCCTACCGGCAGGATCAGTTGCCGTCCACCCATCCGGTGGCCGCCGACATGGTCGACCTGGAGGCCGTCGAGCTGAACTTCGACGGCATCACCTACGCCAAGGGCGCCTCGGTGCTGCGGCAGTTGGTGGCTTTCGTCGGCCAAGACGCGTTCCTGGCCGGAGTGCGGGCCTACTTCGCGAAGCATGCCTGGGGCAACACCCAGCTGTGCGACCTGCTGAACGCGCTCACCGAGGCTTCCGGGCGCGATCTGTCCTTCTTCGCCGCCGAATGGCTGCAGGTGGCCGGGGTGAACACCCTGCGCGCCGAGTTCGAGGTGGACGCCGAGGGCCGGTTCACCCGCTTCGCGCTGCGCCAGACCGCGCCGGACCAGTGGCCGACCCTGCGTCACCACCGGCTGGCGATCGGGCTGTACGACCTGGTGGACGGACGGCTGGTCCGACGGGACCGGGTCGAGGTGGACATCGCCGGCGAGCTGACCGAGCTTCCCGAGCTGATCGGACGTGCGCGCGGCACCCTGGTGCTGCCCAACGACGACGACCTGACCTACGCCAAGCTGCGCCTGGATCCGGAGTCGCTGGCCGCACTGGTGGCCTCGATGGGCACCATCGACTCCGCGCTGACCCGCGCCCTGTGCTGGGCCGCGGCCTGGGACATGTGCCGGGATGCCGAGCTGCCGTCCCACGACTTCGTAGCCCTGGTGCTGGCCGGGGTCGGCGTCGAGACCGACCTGACCGCGGTGGGTTCGGTACTCGCCCAGGCCCGCACGGCGATCGACTACTTCACGCCCGAGGCCGACCGGGGTGAGCTCAACGAGTTCTTCGTGGACGGGCTGAGCAGGCTGCTCGCAGAGGCCGAGCCGGAGTCGGACCACCAGCTGGCGCTGGCCCGCGCACTGGCCACGTCCGCGGAGTCGTCGGCGACGGCGGCGGTGCTGAACACCTGGCTGGACGGGTCGGCGGTGCCGTCCGGGCTGGCCGTGGACACCGACCTGCGCTGGCACCTGATCACCAACCTGGCCCGGCTGGGAGCGATCGGGGCCACGGAGATCGAGGCCGAGTTGGCCCTCGACCCGACCGCCCAAGGCGCCGAACGCGCTGCCGGGGCCCGAGCCGCACTGCCGAGTGCCGAAGCCAAGATCCAGGCCTGGCGGCTCGCCACGGCCGACGATGACGTACCGAACGAGACCCACTACCAGATCACTTCGAACTTCTGGCAGTTCGGGGCAGACGCGGTCCTGAAGCCCTACCTGGGCGCCTATCGCGAGGTGGCCGAGGCGATCTCGGCCGGCCGGGACGGCTGGGCGGACCGCAGTTCGGCGTTGCGGCAGCACGTGCTGGGACTGCTCTTCCCCCGGACCCTGATGGATCGGACGGCGCTGGCCGAGCTCGACGCCTGGCTGGAGTCGGTCTCGCTGACCGATGCCGTGGCCCGGCAGGTGCTCGAGCGTCGCGACGACGCCGAGCGGGCGCTGCGCTGCCAGGAGGCGTTCAGCTGA
- a CDS encoding toxin-antitoxin system HicB family antitoxin, with amino-acid sequence MVRAPPELLRQLVIEAADQHMSLNRLIRGRLGV; translated from the coding sequence GTGGTCCGCGCCCCGCCAGAACTGCTCCGCCAGCTCGTCATCGAGGCCGCCGACCAGCACATGTCACTTAACCGTCTGATCCGCGGTCGCCTCGGCGTCTGA